In Arthrobacter ramosus, one DNA window encodes the following:
- a CDS encoding alpha/beta fold hydrolase, giving the protein MSEFAISKDGTRIGYDQYGEGPAVVLVGGAMQFRGFDPNTVEMAKLLAGKGFTVLNFDRRGRGESAEAPSFSLKDNIDDLATLIDIAGGKAALFGSSSGGSISLAAAAAGLPVTKLALWETPLSDELGTGGAEFFAGLQERIASGDKASTIEYYMKDMPPEWLAGAKNSPGWPIMLGMGPSLSADAESLAWTQSAPRAQLWSGITQPTLAIVGEQTIPIMPKAADSIVANIPSARKTTIPGANHGWEPGVMADALAEFLAG; this is encoded by the coding sequence ATGTCCGAATTTGCGATCTCGAAAGACGGTACCCGCATCGGGTATGACCAATACGGCGAGGGCCCTGCGGTTGTCCTGGTTGGCGGTGCGATGCAATTCAGGGGCTTCGACCCCAACACCGTGGAAATGGCCAAGCTTCTGGCCGGCAAGGGGTTCACGGTCCTCAACTTCGACCGGCGCGGCCGCGGGGAAAGCGCCGAGGCTCCGTCATTCAGCTTGAAGGACAATATCGACGATCTCGCCACGCTCATCGACATCGCAGGAGGCAAAGCTGCGCTCTTCGGGAGCTCTTCCGGTGGCTCGATTTCCCTGGCAGCGGCGGCAGCAGGCCTACCCGTCACGAAACTGGCGCTCTGGGAGACTCCCCTGAGCGATGAACTCGGCACCGGCGGGGCCGAATTCTTCGCCGGGCTCCAGGAACGGATCGCATCCGGCGACAAGGCCAGCACCATCGAGTACTACATGAAGGACATGCCGCCGGAGTGGCTGGCCGGCGCCAAGAACAGTCCGGGATGGCCCATCATGCTCGGAATGGGCCCGAGCCTTTCCGCCGACGCCGAATCCCTCGCGTGGACCCAATCCGCGCCACGCGCCCAGCTGTGGTCCGGCATCACTCAGCCCACCCTTGCGATCGTCGGCGAGCAAACCATCCCGATCATGCCGAAAGCGGCCGACTCCATCGTGGCCAACATCCCGAGTGCCCGCAAAACCACCATTCCGGGCGCCAACCACGGCTGGGAACCCGGAGTCATGGCTGACGCACTCGCTGAGTTCCTGGCCGGTTAG
- a CDS encoding HNH endonuclease, whose product MAGNRGTQLIGSSAPSGGAVPDAPVLGTWVRDLIDAVASFRPDAAGTEPGDRAELINQLRGLEDLKSAAAAAQARITVAFDAAQRSAEKDLGVPAEERGRGVGAQIALARRESPARGSRLHGLAKALVAEMPHTLAALGTGQLNEWRATLLVKETACLSAEDRCAVDEELAADTGVFDGAGDRAIIAAARTAAYRRDPRSVTQRASHAAAERHVSLRPAPDTMTYLTALLPVAQGVAVHAALSRHADTLRAGGETRSRGQIMADALVERITGTPAGISGVEVQLVMTDRTLFQGDAEPARLPGYGIVPAAWARTLLTGDPEGGQELKVWLRRLFTAPGTGDLVAADSRARLFPAGMRRFIQARDDTCRTPYCDAPIRHFDHVVPWHDGGPTSLSNGAGLCEACNHTKELTGWRARTSSGTRHVLEIRTPTGHTYRSTAPPLPGTGIQGTGPPDTAPHSRRHRRKLRHHAKALRYAHATELQAA is encoded by the coding sequence ATGGCCGGGAACCGGGGAACACAGCTGATCGGATCAAGCGCGCCGTCCGGCGGCGCGGTTCCGGATGCTCCGGTGTTAGGTACCTGGGTGCGGGATCTGATCGATGCCGTTGCCTCGTTCCGGCCCGACGCCGCCGGCACCGAACCTGGCGACCGCGCCGAGTTGATAAACCAGTTGCGCGGCCTTGAGGATCTGAAGTCCGCGGCCGCGGCCGCGCAGGCGAGGATCACGGTCGCATTCGATGCCGCCCAGCGCAGCGCCGAGAAGGATCTGGGCGTCCCGGCCGAGGAACGGGGACGCGGCGTCGGAGCCCAGATTGCTTTGGCCAGGCGGGAATCCCCCGCCCGCGGATCCCGGCTCCACGGACTCGCCAAAGCCCTCGTGGCCGAAATGCCGCACACCCTCGCCGCCCTGGGCACCGGGCAGCTGAACGAGTGGAGGGCGACCCTGCTCGTGAAGGAAACGGCCTGCCTGAGTGCCGAGGACCGGTGCGCCGTGGATGAGGAACTGGCCGCCGACACGGGAGTCTTCGACGGCGCCGGCGACCGGGCGATCATCGCCGCGGCCCGGACCGCGGCCTACCGGCGGGACCCGCGCTCCGTCACCCAGCGTGCCAGCCACGCGGCGGCCGAACGGCACGTCAGCCTCCGCCCGGCCCCGGACACGATGACCTACCTGACCGCCCTGCTGCCGGTCGCCCAAGGGGTGGCCGTGCACGCGGCCCTGTCCCGGCACGCCGACACCCTCCGCGCCGGAGGGGAGACCCGGTCCCGGGGGCAGATCATGGCAGACGCCCTGGTCGAACGCATCACCGGCACCCCCGCCGGGATCAGCGGGGTGGAGGTCCAGCTCGTCATGACCGACCGGACCCTCTTCCAGGGCGATGCCGAACCGGCACGCCTGCCCGGCTACGGCATCGTCCCCGCGGCCTGGGCCAGGACACTGCTCACCGGCGACCCTGAGGGCGGTCAAGAACTCAAAGTCTGGCTCCGGCGCCTCTTTACCGCCCCCGGAACCGGGGACCTTGTCGCCGCCGATTCGAGGGCGCGGCTTTTCCCGGCAGGCATGCGGCGATTCATCCAGGCCCGCGACGACACCTGCCGCACCCCCTACTGCGACGCACCGATCCGGCACTTCGATCATGTCGTCCCGTGGCACGACGGCGGCCCCACCAGCCTCAGTAACGGGGCGGGCCTGTGCGAAGCCTGCAACCACACCAAAGAACTCACCGGCTGGAGAGCAAGAACCAGCTCCGGGACACGGCACGTCCTCGAAATCCGCACCCCCACCGGACATACCTACCGATCCACAGCCCCGCCCCTGCCCGGTACCGGGATACAAGGCACAGGCCCACCCGATACCGCCCCGCATTCCAGACGCCACCGCCGCAAGCTACGACACCACGCCAAAGCACTGAGGTACGCCCACGCCACCGAACTCCAAGCCGCCTGA
- a CDS encoding response regulator transcription factor, translated as MTTAERPSLLLVEDDAALGPLISELLEPDFSVHLAVNGRDGLHLGLTRSWDAMVIDRGLPVMDGIDLIKALRGKGIATPILILTALGATDEKIRGLDAGANDYMSKPFDAMELAARLRALTRTYAQPPQTLGIGDWELDAGARSMRSVYGSVVTLTAKEAGLLETLAGEPERVFTREDLINTLFHPTDQPGVIDTYVHHLRRKISKTVIRTVHGLGYQIGDPHD; from the coding sequence ATGACAACAGCTGAGCGGCCGTCCCTCCTCCTGGTCGAAGACGACGCCGCTCTGGGGCCGCTCATCAGCGAACTCCTGGAGCCGGACTTCTCCGTTCACCTGGCTGTCAATGGGCGCGACGGGCTCCACCTCGGCTTGACCCGGAGTTGGGATGCGATGGTCATTGACCGGGGGCTGCCCGTCATGGACGGTATCGACTTGATCAAGGCCCTTCGGGGCAAGGGGATCGCCACCCCGATCCTCATCCTGACGGCGCTCGGTGCCACCGATGAGAAGATCCGAGGCCTTGATGCGGGGGCTAACGACTACATGAGCAAACCGTTCGACGCCATGGAGTTGGCCGCCCGCTTGCGAGCCCTCACCAGGACATACGCCCAGCCGCCCCAGACTCTGGGAATCGGGGACTGGGAGCTCGACGCCGGTGCCCGTTCCATGCGCTCTGTGTACGGTTCCGTGGTCACCCTGACGGCGAAGGAAGCCGGGCTTCTCGAAACCTTGGCCGGCGAACCCGAACGTGTCTTTACCCGTGAAGACCTCATCAACACCCTGTTCCATCCCACGGACCAGCCGGGCGTGATCGACACCTACGTCCACCACCTGCGCCGTAAGATCTCCAAAACGGTGATCCGGACGGTCCATGGCCTCGGATACCAGATCGGCGACCCCCATGACTGA
- a CDS encoding phosphatase PAP2 family protein encodes MRSHAKQNTSTEGRSSAVVRHSVPLLPQPRYWLLWGIALAAAVLAIGFSVQSVAGLTTNEFGVDQELSRHHVGALTTVAMALNFLFAPVAGVCIVLVIGLYVFLVRKSFVRAVMFVLFACSGWVASEVFKLIVARHRPNPALLFDPLAPETGSNSFPSGHTAFAVALAFALYFLVRGTRWGVFTAWAGAVLAVVVAWSRIYIGVHYPSDVVASFLATSAIVIVLAGLWNRYVPRVIGRLPFGVASEATSSEATATQAHGS; translated from the coding sequence ATGCGATCACACGCCAAGCAGAACACTTCCACGGAAGGCCGCAGTTCCGCCGTCGTCCGTCACAGTGTGCCGTTGCTTCCGCAGCCCAGGTACTGGCTTCTGTGGGGCATTGCCCTCGCCGCGGCAGTCCTTGCCATTGGCTTCAGCGTGCAGTCGGTAGCGGGCCTGACCACCAACGAATTCGGCGTTGACCAGGAACTCAGCCGCCATCACGTGGGGGCACTGACCACCGTGGCCATGGCACTGAACTTCCTCTTCGCCCCCGTAGCGGGAGTGTGCATTGTCCTGGTGATCGGCTTGTACGTTTTCCTGGTTCGGAAGTCCTTCGTGCGGGCGGTCATGTTTGTGCTCTTCGCATGTTCGGGCTGGGTTGCCAGCGAGGTGTTCAAACTCATCGTTGCCCGCCACCGGCCCAATCCTGCGCTTCTTTTCGACCCCCTGGCCCCGGAAACGGGTTCCAACAGCTTTCCCAGCGGCCATACCGCCTTCGCCGTAGCGCTCGCCTTCGCCTTGTACTTCCTGGTCAGGGGCACCCGATGGGGCGTCTTCACCGCGTGGGCCGGCGCCGTCTTGGCCGTAGTGGTGGCGTGGTCCCGGATCTACATCGGAGTCCACTACCCCAGCGACGTTGTGGCGTCATTCCTGGCCACCAGCGCCATAGTCATCGTCTTGGCCGGGCTCTGGAACCGGTACGTACCGCGAGTCATCGGGCGGCTGCCGTTTGGCGTTGCGTCAGAAGCAACCTCGTCAGAAGCAACCGCAACCCAAGCACACGGATCCTGA
- a CDS encoding IclR family transcriptional regulator, whose amino-acid sequence MYSQSVRPKAPAAAQVLAVLRYVAGQAGPVSASIIARDVGLPRSTTYQLITSLIDDGFLVHLPEERKYALGVTAHELGTGYSRQAPIQRIARFPLSRLVARTRRTAHLAVMHGRDVVYVIEERAPRQSPLVTDTGVRLPAHLTASGRAMMAQMDPAQVAALFPGPEAFAERHSNGPQSLPALQDLLARARSLGYAWEQDEVTEGFSSVAVAVLDRQRYPVASVTLTVSNRAFPGRSTRHRAKDAETAEERAVRIEDVAREWIPEVTRCAREISRRLGTQA is encoded by the coding sequence ATGTATAGTCAATCCGTGCGGCCCAAGGCACCGGCTGCGGCCCAGGTGCTGGCGGTTCTTAGATACGTCGCAGGCCAGGCCGGCCCGGTCAGCGCGTCCATCATTGCGCGCGATGTTGGCTTGCCCCGGTCAACCACGTATCAGCTCATTACCTCGCTGATCGATGACGGCTTTTTGGTTCACCTTCCCGAGGAGCGCAAGTATGCCTTGGGAGTGACCGCTCATGAGTTGGGGACAGGGTATTCGCGGCAAGCTCCGATCCAGCGGATTGCCCGGTTCCCTCTTTCCCGGCTCGTCGCCCGGACCCGCCGGACTGCCCATCTTGCCGTGATGCACGGGCGCGACGTCGTCTACGTGATCGAGGAGCGGGCTCCGCGGCAAAGCCCCCTTGTCACCGACACCGGGGTCCGGCTTCCGGCCCACCTGACGGCCAGCGGCAGGGCGATGATGGCCCAGATGGACCCGGCCCAGGTGGCTGCGCTTTTCCCGGGACCGGAGGCCTTCGCGGAGCGCCACAGCAACGGCCCGCAATCTTTGCCCGCGTTGCAGGATCTCTTGGCGCGGGCACGGTCGCTTGGATACGCCTGGGAGCAGGACGAGGTCACGGAGGGGTTTTCCTCTGTGGCCGTCGCCGTCCTCGACCGCCAACGCTATCCGGTGGCCAGCGTGACGTTGACGGTGTCGAACCGGGCGTTTCCAGGTCGATCCACCCGGCACCGGGCCAAAGACGCCGAGACCGCCGAGGAACGGGCGGTCCGCATTGAAGACGTCGCGCGGGAGTGGATTCCGGAAGTGACCAGATGCGCCAGGGAGATTTCCCGCAGGCTCGGCACCCAAGCCTAA
- a CDS encoding DedA family protein: protein MHVLSAMPAFLDPTTLLQGLGPAALGVVALIVFIESGLLFPFLPGDSLLFTTGLLHQQLQLELPVLIAVVSAAAIAGDQIGYMLGRKFGRRWFKDDARVLKTAHLDTAEEFFKRRGGPAIVLARFVPIVRTFAPLSAGIARYNYKSFTLWNIAGAVIWATSVTLLGSWLGHYEFVAKNIDAIAVIMVLISVLPWGVEFLKKRREAKVGAANGHAGEE from the coding sequence ATGCACGTACTTTCTGCCATGCCCGCATTCCTTGATCCCACCACCCTTCTTCAGGGCTTGGGTCCCGCGGCGCTGGGCGTAGTGGCGCTGATCGTCTTCATCGAATCCGGACTCCTTTTTCCCTTCCTGCCCGGTGACTCTTTGCTGTTCACTACCGGCCTGCTTCACCAGCAACTGCAGCTTGAACTGCCCGTGTTGATCGCCGTCGTATCGGCCGCCGCCATCGCCGGAGACCAGATCGGCTACATGCTCGGGCGCAAGTTCGGACGGCGCTGGTTCAAGGATGATGCCCGGGTCTTGAAGACGGCGCACCTGGACACGGCCGAGGAATTCTTCAAGCGCCGTGGCGGCCCCGCGATCGTCTTGGCCCGCTTTGTCCCCATTGTGCGGACATTTGCCCCGCTGAGCGCAGGCATCGCCCGCTACAACTACAAATCCTTCACCCTGTGGAACATCGCTGGCGCCGTCATTTGGGCAACCTCCGTGACACTCCTGGGCTCCTGGCTGGGCCACTATGAGTTCGTGGCCAAGAACATTGATGCGATCGCCGTCATCATGGTCCTGATCTCCGTCCTGCCGTGGGGAGTCGAGTTCCTCAAAAAGCGGCGCGAGGCCAAGGTGGGCGCCGCGAACGGGCATGCCGGGGAAGAATAG
- a CDS encoding FadR/GntR family transcriptional regulator, protein MTRQLEDATGDSPIDAAPLLGIDRRSAIDAVRLRIGMAISLGLLQPGEKLPDQQDVALGLSVSPITARRALASLADQGVVVRRRGRGGGTFVADEPPQNVLKQLAASPAESLAVNRLVDRRLLFECAVTHFAAVNATAAQLDELERLTHEMAGSTNWSEYHQADEMFHRLVAVCSGLGAAVEAYNEALAELYAYFIPYPIEFLHESNRDHVALVNALRVGDDRGAVEVSRRHVDVLHKTMFMGLAGRGDRQTG, encoded by the coding sequence ATGACCCGTCAGCTCGAGGACGCCACCGGCGACTCACCCATCGATGCTGCCCCTTTGCTCGGAATCGACCGCAGGAGCGCAATCGACGCCGTGCGGCTGCGGATCGGCATGGCCATATCCTTGGGGCTGCTTCAGCCGGGGGAGAAGCTGCCCGACCAGCAAGACGTCGCGCTGGGCCTATCGGTTAGCCCGATCACCGCTCGCAGGGCCTTGGCAAGCCTTGCTGATCAGGGCGTCGTTGTCCGGCGGCGCGGACGCGGGGGCGGCACCTTTGTCGCGGACGAGCCACCGCAGAACGTGCTAAAGCAGCTCGCTGCGTCGCCCGCAGAATCCCTTGCGGTGAACCGGCTGGTGGACCGTCGGCTGCTGTTCGAATGCGCGGTCACCCACTTCGCTGCAGTCAATGCCACGGCGGCACAACTTGATGAGCTCGAGCGGCTTACCCATGAAATGGCCGGATCGACCAATTGGTCGGAGTATCACCAGGCCGACGAGATGTTTCATCGGCTTGTCGCGGTGTGCTCGGGCTTGGGAGCTGCGGTCGAGGCCTACAACGAGGCATTGGCGGAGCTCTACGCATACTTCATCCCGTATCCGATCGAATTTCTCCATGAGTCCAATCGGGACCACGTTGCGCTAGTGAACGCCCTTCGGGTCGGCGACGATCGCGGCGCGGTGGAGGTATCGCGGCGGCACGTGGACGTGTTGCACAAGACGATGTTCATGGGCCTGGCCGGCCGCGGCGACCGCCAAACGGGATAA
- a CDS encoding MOSC domain-containing protein, which yields MTASYRYDVEILHLLVSSGHAYFGRARDGAAEVPTTDAEQVDVVSGNGIVGDRFFGKAAHMDAAVTLIAIESLEAMAAELGVAPFDPLLTRRNVVLRGAHLAPLLGGEFALESGGGLVRFRGGRPAHPCAWMDQVLAPGAHAAMRGRGGVRCQPLSDGILHRGPAVLISPVPLDPDKAGQATLLRASRLP from the coding sequence AGATACGACGTGGAGATCCTGCATCTTCTCGTGTCATCCGGCCACGCCTACTTCGGTCGTGCACGCGATGGTGCCGCCGAGGTGCCCACCACGGATGCCGAGCAGGTCGACGTCGTAAGCGGCAACGGCATCGTCGGTGACCGGTTCTTCGGCAAGGCCGCGCACATGGATGCCGCAGTCACCTTGATAGCCATCGAGTCTCTCGAAGCGATGGCTGCTGAGTTGGGCGTCGCACCCTTTGACCCGCTCCTCACGCGCCGCAACGTAGTCCTGAGAGGAGCCCACCTGGCTCCCCTGTTGGGCGGGGAGTTCGCATTGGAATCCGGCGGCGGCCTTGTACGGTTCCGGGGCGGACGGCCTGCCCACCCCTGCGCTTGGATGGACCAAGTCCTGGCTCCGGGCGCGCACGCCGCCATGCGAGGCCGGGGCGGCGTGCGCTGCCAACCGCTTTCGGATGGCATTCTGCATCGTGGCCCAGCTGTGCTAATTAGCCCCGTACCGCTTGACCCCGACAAGGCCGGCCAGGCCACGCTGCTCCGGGCTTCACGGCTTCCGTAG
- a CDS encoding sensor histidine kinase, whose translation MTENPDQATLRKASLKIAVRISAACAILVLCLLAAAAIYLFNQAQHPTLPGPGETDSVYAYLDTKDLLKAMIVAGIAGILLAGAIGWLSARSAIRPLGEALALQRRFVQDASHELRTPLAILDARVQLAQRDAPADSRTGEALARIRNDTATLTGIVNELLVAATGSPPDAAAEPSDLAKLAGAVVESLQQLAAEKNVRVTLTEKDRPFALIDSNGFRRALLALADNALAHTPAGGHVGITTAVLGNRAVVTVSDSGAGIKGVDQTRIFDRFVRTHSPEGAPGQRSFGIGLALVREIITGARGTVEVERSGPRGTIMKITLPLAPKDTVPNETAPGSA comes from the coding sequence ATGACTGAAAACCCGGACCAGGCGACGCTCCGCAAAGCCTCCCTCAAGATCGCGGTGCGGATCAGTGCGGCTTGCGCGATTTTGGTTCTTTGCCTGCTGGCGGCCGCCGCGATCTACCTCTTCAACCAGGCACAGCATCCAACGCTGCCTGGACCAGGCGAAACCGACTCGGTCTACGCGTATCTGGACACAAAAGACCTCCTGAAAGCGATGATCGTTGCCGGCATTGCGGGGATCCTCCTTGCCGGTGCCATCGGCTGGCTCAGCGCGCGGAGTGCCATCAGGCCCCTGGGGGAAGCGCTGGCATTGCAGCGACGGTTCGTCCAGGACGCCAGCCACGAATTGCGCACACCCCTGGCCATCCTGGATGCACGGGTCCAACTGGCCCAGCGCGATGCCCCCGCGGACTCAAGGACCGGGGAAGCACTCGCCCGCATCCGCAATGACACTGCGACCCTCACCGGCATCGTCAACGAATTGCTTGTGGCAGCCACCGGCTCGCCTCCGGATGCCGCCGCAGAGCCGAGCGATCTCGCCAAGTTGGCGGGCGCCGTCGTCGAGAGCTTGCAACAGCTCGCGGCGGAGAAGAACGTCCGCGTCACCCTGACGGAAAAGGACCGCCCCTTCGCCCTCATTGACAGCAATGGCTTCCGCCGGGCCCTCCTTGCCCTGGCCGACAATGCGCTGGCGCACACTCCCGCTGGCGGCCACGTCGGGATCACGACGGCGGTGCTCGGCAACCGCGCGGTGGTCACCGTCTCGGATTCCGGGGCAGGGATCAAGGGAGTGGACCAGACACGGATCTTTGACCGCTTCGTGAGGACACACAGCCCCGAAGGCGCACCGGGCCAGCGCAGCTTCGGAATCGGCTTGGCGTTGGTCCGTGAAATCATCACCGGGGCCCGCGGCACCGTGGAGGTTGAGCGCAGTGGTCCGCGGGGAACGATCATGAAGATCACGCTGCCACTTGCCCCGAAAGACACGGTTCCGAATGAAACGGCGCCAGGCTCGGCATAG
- a CDS encoding MFS transporter, with translation MNPAARKIQSIFLTLTLGNTLAASFIWGINTLFLLDAGLSNLEAFAANAFFTAGMVVFEVPTGVVADGWGRRVSFLLGTVTLAGSTYLYFLLWQLSAPFWWWAVVSVLLGLGFTFFSGAVEAWLVDALRFTGYEGGLETVLGRGQMVSGAAMLAGSVAGGVIAQATNLGVPFLIRVGVLLAMFVVAFLLMRDVGFTPERSAHPLKATRAVLDASIENGLKNPPVRYVMLAAPFSAGVGIYVFYALQPYLLQLFGDRRAYSVAGLAAAIVAGAQVLGGWLAPRIRRLVRKRTSVLILSGVVSASILVVLGFTGVFWVALALLTFWAMVDSAATPVRQAYVNDMIPSKQRATVLSFDSLMASSGGVVVQPLLGRAADVYGYSTSLAISGVIELIAVPFLVASRRQGSSADQASSSIATSDAEPRRN, from the coding sequence ATGAACCCCGCCGCCAGAAAGATTCAGAGCATCTTTCTCACGTTGACCCTTGGCAATACCCTTGCGGCTTCGTTCATTTGGGGGATCAATACCCTCTTCCTGCTGGATGCGGGACTCAGCAACCTCGAGGCCTTTGCGGCGAACGCTTTCTTCACGGCCGGGATGGTCGTCTTCGAAGTGCCCACTGGAGTGGTGGCCGATGGTTGGGGACGCCGCGTTTCGTTCCTTCTTGGCACTGTGACACTGGCCGGATCCACCTATCTCTACTTTCTGCTCTGGCAGCTTTCCGCCCCGTTCTGGTGGTGGGCCGTGGTATCGGTATTGCTCGGTCTGGGCTTCACTTTCTTCTCGGGTGCGGTGGAGGCCTGGCTCGTCGACGCGTTGCGCTTCACCGGATATGAGGGCGGCTTGGAGACGGTGCTCGGTCGCGGACAGATGGTGTCGGGTGCCGCCATGCTTGCGGGCTCAGTGGCTGGCGGGGTGATCGCGCAGGCCACCAACCTGGGCGTGCCGTTCCTGATTCGCGTGGGCGTGCTCCTCGCCATGTTCGTCGTGGCCTTCTTGCTCATGCGCGACGTCGGGTTCACCCCCGAACGCTCTGCCCATCCCCTCAAAGCGACCCGCGCCGTACTCGACGCCTCGATCGAGAACGGTTTGAAAAATCCGCCCGTAAGGTACGTGATGCTGGCAGCGCCGTTCAGCGCCGGCGTCGGGATCTATGTGTTCTATGCCCTGCAGCCGTACCTGCTTCAGCTCTTCGGTGACCGGCGCGCGTACTCCGTGGCCGGGCTGGCGGCGGCCATCGTGGCCGGAGCGCAGGTGTTGGGCGGGTGGCTTGCACCGCGTATCCGGCGCCTCGTTCGCAAACGCACTTCGGTGTTGATTCTGAGTGGAGTGGTGAGCGCATCGATTCTAGTGGTGCTCGGGTTCACGGGTGTTTTCTGGGTGGCCCTTGCCTTGTTGACGTTCTGGGCCATGGTCGACTCGGCGGCCACACCGGTACGGCAGGCCTACGTGAACGACATGATCCCCTCGAAGCAGCGGGCAACAGTGCTTAGCTTCGACTCGCTCATGGCCTCGAGCGGCGGAGTGGTGGTGCAGCCGCTGCTCGGCCGGGCGGCGGATGTGTACGGCTATTCCACCTCATTGGCGATCAGCGGCGTCATCGAGCTGATCGCAGTGCCGTTCCTGGTGGCGAGTCGTCGGCAGGGCTCTTCGGCCGATCAGGCCAGCTCCTCGATCGCCACATCCGACGCGGAACCCCGTAGGAATTGA
- a CDS encoding purine-cytosine permease family protein produces MQATGKARTGGPRVERRSIDFVPENERHGSPGQQFTLWFGANMQITAIVDGALAVLFGADALWAIIGLLVGNLLGGAVMALHAAQGPKLGLPQMISSRAQFGIFGAVIPLVLVVVMYVGFAATGTVLSGQAISLILHTGTPAVGMIVFGVLTIIVATLGYKYIHMLGRIATVVGILGFTYLGIRLLTSQDVGALLGGGGFEFPTFLLAISLGAGWQLTYGPYVADYSRYLPSNTPTRKTFMSAYLGTVIGSQWSMTLGALFAALALPKGARFLDGQVAFLGNLSGGGLIAVVIYLVIVTGKLTVNTLNAYGGYMTMLTSVTAFTRKSAVASWTRFAYVIGFIGLSVLIAVLASPDFVANFKNFVLLLLMVFIPWSSINLVDYYLVSKEKVDIPALYDLNGRYGRWNKTALFSYAIGIVVQIPFLAQTLYTGPMTDLLGGADISWLVGLVVTAVVFYPLAKRNSNAPAEMVYPTEPGSEAVAPLAGSVPNTAAV; encoded by the coding sequence ATGCAGGCCACAGGAAAAGCGCGAACGGGTGGGCCGCGCGTTGAGCGTCGTTCCATCGACTTTGTCCCGGAAAATGAACGCCATGGTTCGCCTGGCCAGCAGTTCACGCTCTGGTTCGGGGCGAACATGCAGATTACTGCCATTGTCGACGGCGCCTTGGCAGTACTGTTCGGCGCGGATGCGCTGTGGGCGATCATCGGCCTCCTGGTCGGAAACCTCTTGGGCGGCGCAGTCATGGCGCTCCACGCGGCCCAAGGGCCGAAGCTCGGCTTGCCGCAGATGATTTCCAGCCGGGCGCAGTTCGGAATCTTCGGGGCGGTGATTCCCTTGGTACTCGTGGTCGTGATGTACGTCGGTTTCGCTGCAACCGGTACCGTCCTCTCCGGACAGGCAATCAGCCTCATCCTTCACACGGGCACTCCGGCCGTGGGCATGATCGTCTTCGGGGTGTTGACCATCATCGTGGCGACCCTGGGCTACAAGTACATCCACATGTTGGGCCGCATTGCGACCGTCGTGGGTATCCTCGGCTTCACTTACCTGGGTATCAGGTTGTTGACCAGCCAGGACGTCGGAGCACTCTTGGGAGGCGGCGGTTTCGAGTTCCCCACCTTCCTGCTCGCCATTTCGCTTGGCGCGGGGTGGCAGCTGACGTACGGTCCGTATGTGGCCGACTACTCCCGGTACCTGCCTTCCAACACCCCAACACGCAAGACCTTCATGTCGGCGTACCTCGGCACAGTGATTGGTTCCCAGTGGTCCATGACCCTGGGCGCGCTTTTCGCTGCCCTCGCATTGCCCAAGGGCGCACGGTTCCTGGACGGCCAAGTCGCTTTCCTCGGGAATTTGAGTGGCGGCGGACTGATCGCGGTGGTCATTTACCTGGTCATCGTGACCGGAAAACTGACGGTCAACACGCTGAACGCCTATGGCGGCTACATGACCATGCTTACGTCGGTCACAGCGTTCACCCGCAAGTCAGCGGTAGCTTCATGGACCCGGTTCGCGTATGTGATCGGCTTCATCGGACTCTCGGTACTCATTGCAGTCCTTGCTTCCCCCGACTTCGTCGCCAACTTCAAGAACTTCGTCCTTCTCCTGCTGATGGTATTCATCCCCTGGAGCTCCATTAACCTGGTGGACTACTACCTGGTTTCCAAGGAAAAGGTAGACATTCCGGCCCTCTACGACCTGAACGGGCGCTACGGGCGTTGGAACAAGACCGCGCTGTTCAGCTACGCGATCGGCATCGTCGTCCAGATCCCGTTCCTGGCGCAGACCCTCTATACCGGCCCGATGACCGACCTTCTGGGCGGGGCGGATATCTCCTGGCTCGTAGGCCTCGTGGTCACGGCAGTCGTGTTCTACCCGCTGGCGAAGAGGAACTCCAACGCTCCGGCCGAGATGGTTTACCCGACGGAACCCGGCTCGGAGGCGGTAGCTCCGCTGGCCGGCTCAGTGCCGAACACCGCAGCAGTTTAG